The Croceicoccus marinus genome contains a region encoding:
- the addA gene encoding double-strand break repair helicase AddA produces the protein MSGPAKVYPLAGSQREAVNPADTVWLSASAGTGKTQVLSARVLRLLLQGDVEPSQILCLTFTKAGAAEMANRVNDVLASWVRADEIALARDLQAIGGEFGPDDIARARTRFAAVLDCPGGGLRIETIHAFSQWLLSAFPLEAGLVPGTRPMEDRDRELLLRDTLAELLIAAEERGDTSLTDALATMSLRADQGAIERFLMACAEARAAWEGTGSWKPPLLPRVYRLLGLKPDHDPATVASLCEDAAFDTQSLRRCHDALLAWGTATAGKMAGPIGAWLAGDGTARLAASTDLRKALMNDKGEPKYLANLSKIDPDYGEYAYRAITCLDKVEEAKNLGALAQWLAPALTLGRAFALKWGEAKARAGLIDFDDQIAEAARLLKRSDMSAWIRYKLDRQFDHILVDEAQDTNSAQWDVIDALTEEFFTGEGARGDRLRTLFVVGDYKQAIFRFQGTSPENFQRARDRVKARMAGAIENLSFTRGAKEQRPFREYGLARSYRTAQPVLDFVDAAIAEIGPEALGLADDPGVHLGEKRPGQVVLWRTVGDPGGEDEDTDEGTEGWLSRPDRRVAENIAVQIRHWIDAGFPLVKGGERLAGPGDVMVLVRKRKELAGLIVARLHAKGVPVAGVDRLRLGAPLGVRDLMAAMRFAAQPEDDLSLACLLVSPIFGWSQEELLEHGWREKGVRLYDHLRASTESRPRQALAMLNDLLRLADYDTPQALLHWMLVGPWQARRRLAARLGGEVNDPIDEMLNAAMAFSASQTPSLAGFIRWFEAGDGELKREADQQGGLVRVMTVHGSKGLQAPIVILADAADDPDLSPPRTLELTEPLPDAPGFAPRTLPLPSLKKAEKLGPIAKAEATAAKEEREEHWRLLYVAMTRAEEALFLAGALRAKKTEPPANSWYARLAPLFGEAGDWLADPIWGGMKQLGQGAERTPGMPAGARQTGFALLPGWALAPAGAEPAPPRPLAPSSLGDPHEAAEPPHAPMGGIGVDAARRGVLIHRLLERLPELPPERRIDAAMRWLERQAADLSEETRAEMAQAAIRVLMAPECADLFAPEALAEVSFSATVGARVVAGTVDRLHLGDAAKGDPIRIVDFKTARRPPDDFAAIPPAYLRQMAAYACALEAIHPGREVEALLLYTHAPRLFAIPADVMAREKAALRGA, from the coding sequence GTGAGCGGTCCCGCCAAGGTCTATCCGCTCGCCGGCAGCCAGCGCGAGGCGGTGAACCCCGCCGATACCGTCTGGCTTTCGGCCAGCGCGGGCACCGGCAAGACGCAGGTGCTGTCCGCCCGCGTGCTGCGGCTGTTGCTGCAGGGCGACGTCGAACCGTCGCAGATATTATGCCTGACCTTTACCAAGGCGGGCGCGGCGGAAATGGCGAACCGGGTCAACGACGTGCTCGCCAGCTGGGTGCGCGCGGACGAGATTGCACTGGCCCGCGACCTGCAGGCGATCGGCGGTGAGTTCGGCCCCGACGACATCGCCCGCGCCCGCACGCGCTTTGCCGCCGTGCTCGACTGCCCCGGCGGCGGCCTTCGCATCGAGACGATCCACGCATTCTCGCAGTGGCTGCTGTCGGCCTTCCCGCTCGAGGCGGGGCTGGTGCCCGGCACCCGCCCGATGGAGGACCGCGACCGCGAACTGCTGCTGCGCGACACGCTGGCGGAATTGCTGATCGCGGCGGAGGAGCGGGGCGACACTTCGCTGACCGACGCGCTGGCCACCATGTCGCTGCGCGCCGATCAGGGCGCGATAGAACGCTTCCTGATGGCCTGCGCCGAAGCGCGCGCCGCATGGGAAGGGACCGGAAGCTGGAAGCCCCCGCTATTGCCGCGCGTCTATCGGCTGCTGGGGCTTAAGCCAGATCACGATCCGGCAACCGTTGCATCCTTATGCGAAGACGCAGCGTTCGACACGCAGTCGCTTCGGCGATGCCATGACGCCTTGCTGGCATGGGGCACGGCGACCGCGGGCAAGATGGCGGGTCCGATCGGAGCGTGGCTGGCGGGCGATGGGACAGCGCGACTGGCCGCCAGTACCGATCTCCGCAAGGCGCTCATGAACGACAAGGGCGAGCCCAAGTATCTGGCAAACCTGTCCAAGATCGATCCCGACTACGGTGAATACGCGTATCGGGCGATCACTTGCCTCGACAAGGTGGAGGAGGCGAAGAACCTCGGCGCGCTCGCCCAGTGGCTCGCCCCCGCGCTCACCCTTGGCCGGGCCTTCGCGCTGAAATGGGGCGAGGCCAAGGCGCGCGCCGGGCTGATCGATTTCGACGACCAGATCGCCGAGGCCGCAAGGCTGCTCAAACGCTCCGACATGTCGGCGTGGATCCGCTACAAGCTCGACCGGCAGTTCGACCACATCCTCGTCGACGAGGCGCAGGATACCAACAGCGCGCAATGGGACGTGATCGACGCGCTGACCGAGGAGTTCTTCACCGGCGAAGGCGCGCGCGGCGACCGCCTGCGCACCTTGTTCGTGGTGGGCGACTACAAGCAGGCGATCTTCCGCTTCCAGGGCACCAGCCCCGAGAATTTCCAGCGCGCCCGCGACCGGGTCAAGGCCCGCATGGCCGGCGCGATCGAGAACCTGTCCTTCACGCGCGGTGCGAAAGAGCAGCGCCCGTTCCGCGAATACGGCCTTGCCCGCAGCTATCGCACCGCGCAGCCCGTGCTCGACTTCGTCGATGCCGCGATTGCCGAAATCGGGCCGGAAGCGCTGGGCCTCGCCGACGATCCCGGCGTGCATCTGGGCGAAAAGCGCCCCGGACAGGTCGTGCTGTGGCGCACGGTGGGCGATCCCGGCGGCGAGGACGAGGACACCGACGAAGGAACCGAGGGCTGGCTCTCGCGCCCCGACCGCCGCGTGGCCGAGAATATCGCCGTCCAGATCCGCCACTGGATCGACGCGGGCTTCCCTCTGGTAAAGGGCGGCGAGAGGCTGGCCGGACCCGGCGACGTGATGGTCCTCGTCCGCAAGCGCAAGGAGCTGGCAGGGCTGATCGTCGCACGGCTGCATGCCAAGGGCGTGCCGGTCGCGGGCGTGGACCGGCTGCGGCTGGGCGCGCCGCTGGGCGTGCGCGACCTGATGGCGGCGATGCGCTTTGCCGCGCAGCCGGAGGACGATCTGTCGCTCGCCTGCCTGCTGGTCTCACCCATCTTCGGCTGGTCGCAGGAAGAGCTGCTGGAACATGGCTGGCGCGAAAAGGGTGTGCGGCTCTACGACCATCTGCGCGCCAGCACCGAAAGCCGCCCGCGTCAGGCGCTGGCCATGCTCAACGATCTTTTGCGGCTGGCCGATTACGACACGCCGCAGGCGCTGCTGCACTGGATGCTGGTCGGCCCTTGGCAGGCCCGCCGCAGACTGGCCGCGCGGCTGGGGGGCGAGGTCAACGACCCCATTGACGAGATGCTGAACGCCGCCATGGCCTTCAGCGCCAGCCAGACCCCCAGTCTTGCCGGTTTCATCCGCTGGTTCGAGGCGGGCGACGGCGAGCTGAAGCGCGAGGCGGACCAGCAGGGCGGGCTGGTGCGCGTGATGACGGTGCACGGGTCCAAGGGGCTGCAGGCGCCCATCGTGATCCTGGCCGATGCGGCGGACGATCCCGATTTGTCGCCCCCACGCACGCTGGAACTGACCGAACCGCTGCCCGATGCGCCGGGCTTCGCGCCGCGCACCCTGCCGCTGCCGTCGCTCAAAAAGGCGGAGAAGCTGGGCCCGATCGCCAAGGCAGAGGCAACCGCCGCAAAGGAAGAGCGCGAGGAGCACTGGCGGCTGCTCTATGTCGCGATGACGCGGGCGGAGGAAGCGCTGTTTCTGGCAGGCGCGCTGCGGGCCAAGAAGACCGAGCCCCCGGCGAACAGCTGGTATGCGCGGCTTGCTCCCCTGTTCGGGGAAGCCGGTGACTGGCTGGCCGATCCGATCTGGGGTGGCATGAAGCAATTGGGCCAGGGGGCGGAGCGTACGCCCGGCATGCCCGCGGGCGCAAGGCAGACCGGTTTCGCGCTGCTGCCCGGCTGGGCGCTGGCCCCGGCGGGTGCCGAGCCTGCGCCGCCCCGCCCGCTTGCGCCGTCGTCTTTGGGCGATCCGCACGAAGCCGCCGAGCCGCCGCATGCGCCGATGGGCGGGATCGGCGTCGATGCCGCGCGGCGCGGCGTGCTGATCCACCGGCTGCTGGAACGCCTGCCCGAACTGCCGCCCGAACGCCGCATCGACGCTGCGATGCGCTGGCTGGAACGGCAGGCGGCGGACCTTTCGGAAGAAACCCGCGCCGAAATGGCGCAGGCCGCGATCCGCGTGCTGATGGCCCCGGAATGCGCCGACCTGTTCGCGCCCGAAGCCCTGGC
- the addB gene encoding double-strand break repair protein AddB — protein MASQQLSIYSIAAHRGFADALAAGLVPRYHEDGYGLARLTLLLPGRRAIRTMTEAFTRLMGEDSRPEISGGLLLPRMAVIGDIELDETLGPLLDPIGEGADIPPAADPTRRWLRLAQLLKQAMERAGMQIPVASALLRQAREIGRAMDRLLVEGIGPEELLGERVLDIVGELSEHWKQNLHLFATVQAMWLAELQQRGETDVPARRNALFDHAARRWREDPPPMPIVAAGITSASPAIAGLLRAIAGLPKGAVVLPDLDLSLEDEVWDSLGRAGIGAEPGDAPLGPSDAVTHPQYHLKLLLNRMGVARGEVRPWHRRGASAAPPERSRALSSLFLPPRESASWVDLPPERRRLSGVRLMETARPEHEAQAIALLIREALEVPERRVALVTPDRGLAGRVIAHLKRWNIQADDSAGRPMPHTTAGRMALLLAEILAARAAPVPLVAALSHPLAGGTGDARAAWLRRLRRFEKLLRGPRIDVGLEPIRAMLKSHAKERGSTTLLDWWETQVEPIVEPLVALGEHETVDMAEALSAIAAAGEALCETRIWAEADGRALSAAMETLREGAREVPTALAPAEVPLVLRDAIDTISVRPPYGGHPRIAIYGLIEARMSRADLVICGGLTENSWPQPPARDPLVAPAVMRALGVPGGDFRIGLSAHDLAAALGAPEVVLSYARKDASGPAIASRFVLRVRAMLGELLDRHMETEIPALAEQLDFAQPADPHPQPAPVPSAEQRKVDISATALDRLRSDPYQFYASHILRLKRLESIDEEPTPAWRGSAVHAILEDWYWKHDAAPGALIPLAEERLRELSGHPFMRGLWQPRLLAALEWLDAETQALRAEGREIAAVEEKGRITVKGVEISARADRIDRLPNGELAIVDYKTGHPPRASEVAAGFALQLGTTGVIAAHEGFDQLRGEPTHFEYWSLARNRKSGEFGYRDEPILEGRKKSGIPREDFLGESEHLLHDALDRWIVGEEPFTARLNPDLPGYNDYDQLMRLDEWQGRGPEGGDQ, from the coding sequence GTGGCCTCGCAGCAACTCTCGATCTACTCCATCGCTGCCCATCGCGGCTTTGCCGATGCGCTGGCGGCGGGTCTGGTGCCGCGTTACCACGAGGATGGCTATGGCCTCGCGCGGCTGACATTGCTTCTGCCCGGCCGCCGCGCGATCCGCACCATGACCGAGGCGTTCACCCGCCTGATGGGCGAGGATAGCAGGCCAGAGATATCGGGGGGCCTGCTGCTGCCGCGCATGGCGGTTATCGGCGATATCGAGCTGGACGAGACTTTGGGGCCGCTGCTCGATCCGATAGGGGAAGGCGCGGACATCCCGCCCGCCGCCGATCCCACGCGGCGCTGGCTGCGGCTGGCGCAATTGCTGAAACAGGCGATGGAGCGCGCGGGCATGCAGATCCCCGTCGCCTCGGCCCTGCTGCGGCAGGCGCGCGAGATCGGGCGCGCGATGGACCGGCTGCTGGTCGAAGGCATCGGGCCCGAGGAACTGCTGGGTGAACGCGTGCTCGACATCGTGGGCGAGCTGTCGGAGCACTGGAAGCAGAACCTGCATCTGTTCGCCACGGTGCAGGCGATGTGGCTGGCCGAATTGCAGCAGCGCGGCGAGACCGACGTGCCCGCGCGGCGCAATGCGCTGTTCGACCACGCGGCCCGCCGCTGGCGCGAGGACCCGCCGCCAATGCCGATCGTCGCGGCGGGCATCACCAGCGCCAGCCCCGCCATCGCCGGCCTGCTGCGCGCGATCGCCGGCCTGCCGAAAGGGGCGGTGGTGCTGCCCGACCTCGACCTCTCGCTGGAAGACGAGGTCTGGGATTCGCTGGGCCGCGCAGGCATCGGGGCCGAACCGGGCGACGCGCCGCTGGGGCCCAGCGACGCGGTGACGCATCCGCAATATCATCTGAAGCTGCTGCTGAACCGCATGGGTGTCGCGCGGGGCGAGGTGCGCCCCTGGCACCGCCGGGGCGCCTCCGCCGCGCCGCCCGAGCGTAGCCGCGCCTTGTCCAGCCTGTTCCTGCCGCCCAGGGAAAGCGCGAGCTGGGTCGATCTGCCGCCCGAACGCCGCCGCCTGTCGGGCGTGCGCCTGATGGAAACCGCAAGGCCGGAGCACGAGGCGCAGGCCATCGCCCTGCTGATCCGCGAGGCGCTGGAGGTGCCCGAACGCCGCGTCGCGCTGGTGACGCCGGATCGCGGGCTGGCGGGGCGCGTGATCGCGCATCTCAAGCGCTGGAACATCCAGGCCGACGATTCGGCGGGCCGCCCGATGCCGCACACCACGGCGGGCCGCATGGCGCTGCTGCTTGCGGAAATCCTGGCTGCCCGCGCCGCGCCGGTGCCGCTGGTCGCCGCGCTGTCGCATCCGCTGGCGGGCGGCACGGGGGACGCGCGCGCCGCATGGCTGCGCCGCCTGCGCCGGTTCGAAAAGCTGCTGCGCGGTCCGCGCATCGATGTCGGGCTGGAACCGATCCGCGCCATGCTGAAGAGCCATGCGAAGGAACGGGGCAGCACCACCCTGCTCGACTGGTGGGAAACGCAGGTCGAACCCATCGTCGAACCGCTGGTGGCGCTGGGCGAACACGAAACCGTCGACATGGCCGAGGCGCTCTCCGCCATCGCGGCGGCGGGCGAGGCGCTGTGCGAAACCCGCATCTGGGCCGAGGCGGACGGCCGCGCTCTCTCCGCCGCGATGGAGACATTGCGCGAAGGCGCCCGCGAGGTGCCGACCGCGCTCGCCCCCGCCGAGGTGCCGCTGGTGCTGCGCGATGCGATCGACACGATCTCGGTCCGGCCGCCCTATGGCGGGCACCCGCGCATCGCGATCTATGGCCTGATCGAGGCGCGGATGAGCCGCGCCGACCTCGTCATCTGCGGCGGATTGACCGAGAACAGCTGGCCCCAGCCCCCTGCCCGCGACCCGCTGGTCGCGCCCGCCGTGATGCGCGCGCTGGGCGTGCCGGGCGGCGATTTCCGCATCGGCCTGTCGGCGCACGACCTTGCCGCAGCGCTGGGCGCGCCCGAAGTGGTGCTGTCCTACGCGCGCAAGGACGCCAGCGGCCCCGCCATCGCCAGCCGCTTCGTGCTGCGCGTGCGCGCGATGCTGGGCGAATTGCTGGACCGGCACATGGAGACCGAGATCCCGGCGCTGGCCGAACAGCTGGATTTCGCGCAGCCCGCCGATCCGCACCCCCAGCCCGCGCCGGTGCCAAGCGCCGAACAGCGCAAGGTCGACATCAGCGCAACCGCCCTGGACCGGCTGCGATCCGACCCGTACCAGTTCTATGCCTCGCACATATTGCGGCTGAAGCGGCTGGAAAGCATCGACGAGGAGCCGACGCCCGCCTGGCGGGGCAGCGCGGTGCACGCGATCCTCGAGGACTGGTACTGGAAGCACGATGCCGCCCCCGGCGCGCTGATCCCGCTGGCCGAGGAGCGGCTGCGCGAACTCTCCGGCCATCCGTTCATGCGCGGGCTGTGGCAGCCGCGCCTGCTGGCCGCGCTCGAATGGCTGGATGCCGAAACGCAGGCCCTGCGCGCCGAGGGGCGCGAGATCGCGGCGGTCGAGGAAAAGGGCCGCATCACGGTAAAGGGCGTCGAGATCAGCGCCCGCGCCGACCGCATAGACCGGCTGCCGAATGGCGAGCTGGCCATCGTCGACTACAAGACGGGCCACCCGCCCCGCGCCTCCGAAGTCGCGGCGGGTTTCGCGCTGCAACTTGGCACGACGGGCGTGATCGCGGCGCATGAGGGCTTCGACCAGCTGCGCGGTGAGCCGACCCATTTCGAATACTGGTCGCTCGCCCGGAATCGCAAGTCGGGCGAGTTCGGCTATCGCGACGAACCCATCCTCGAAGGCCGCAAGAAAAGCGGCATCCCGCGCGAGGATTTCCTGGGCGAGAGCGAACACCTGCTCCACGACGCGCTCGACCGCTGGATCGTGGGCGAGGAGCCGTTCACCGCGCGGCTCAATCCCGATCTGCCGGGATACAACGATTACGACCAGCTGATGCGGCTGGACGAATGGCAGGGGCGCGGGCCTGAAGGGGGCGACCAGTGA
- a CDS encoding nucleotidyltransferase family protein produces MALTCPPLASDVAMVMAAGLGKRMRPLTTSRPKPMVRVAGKPLLDHALDKIADAGIARAVVNVHYLPDHIEGHMKLRSAPQITISDERDQLLETGGGLVRAWPLIDADPFFCLNSDAMWLDGPVDVFHELSGAWDADRMDALLLMVPHKRAHNYCGKGDFHLDPYGRITRRKSGRVAPYVFTGIQLIAKSLLRDPPDEAKFSTNVFWNRAIEEGRLYGVVHQGDWIEIGEPQHIAPAEALFADVL; encoded by the coding sequence ATGGCCCTCACCTGCCCGCCGCTTGCCAGCGATGTCGCGATGGTCATGGCCGCGGGGCTGGGCAAGCGCATGCGCCCGCTCACCACCAGCCGGCCCAAGCCGATGGTCCGCGTGGCGGGCAAGCCGCTGCTCGACCATGCGCTCGACAAGATCGCCGATGCGGGGATCGCGCGCGCGGTCGTCAATGTGCATTACCTGCCCGATCATATCGAAGGGCACATGAAACTGCGCAGCGCCCCGCAGATCACCATCTCGGACGAGCGCGATCAATTGCTGGAAACCGGCGGCGGGCTGGTGCGCGCATGGCCGCTGATCGACGCGGACCCGTTCTTCTGCCTCAATTCCGATGCGATGTGGCTCGACGGGCCGGTCGACGTGTTCCACGAGCTTTCGGGCGCGTGGGATGCGGACAGGATGGACGCGCTGCTGCTGATGGTGCCGCACAAGCGCGCGCATAATTATTGCGGCAAGGGCGACTTCCACCTCGACCCTTATGGCCGGATCACGCGCCGCAAGTCGGGCCGGGTCGCGCCCTATGTGTTCACCGGCATCCAGCTGATCGCCAAATCGCTGCTGCGCGATCCGCCGGACGAGGCGAAATTCTCGACCAATGTGTTCTGGAACCGCGCGATCGAGGAAGGGCGGCTTTACGGCGTCGTGCACCAGGGCGACTGGATCGAGATCGGCGAACCCCAGCATATCGCGCCGGCCGAGGCCCTGTTCGCCGACGTGCTGTAA
- a CDS encoding aminoglycoside phosphotransferase family protein yields the protein MNTPASASRPFPPHARAFLDAAGWGDGDIHALPGDASFRRYFRVVRSSGSGKGESAMLMDAPPPHEDPGPFLKAAHYLADHGFRAPAILAEDAGQGLVLLEDFGHRRMRDHLDRAAQDEHDVYAAAVDVLARLADAPAGPFDPYDLNTYLREAKLFTEWFCVAHGLAVDDDGFEAAWREVLAPVLDTQAKLPGGGVTVLRDYHAENVMLLDSVHEQGLLDFQDALVGHPAYDLVSLLQDARRDVAPELEAAMLDHYRARTGAGEDFLSDYAILGAQRNAKIVGIFVRLSRRDGKHHYLGLIPRVWDLLERDLAHPALEPVARWMDANIPGELRAASGATGEA from the coding sequence ATGAACACGCCCGCTTCCGCATCCCGTCCCTTCCCTCCCCATGCCCGCGCGTTCCTCGACGCGGCCGGCTGGGGCGACGGGGACATCCACGCGCTGCCGGGCGATGCCTCGTTCCGCCGCTATTTCCGCGTGGTGCGTTCGTCAGGAAGCGGGAAAGGCGAAAGCGCGATGCTGATGGACGCGCCCCCGCCGCACGAGGATCCGGGTCCGTTCCTGAAGGCCGCGCATTACCTGGCCGACCACGGCTTTCGCGCCCCCGCGATCCTGGCCGAGGACGCCGGGCAGGGCCTGGTCCTGCTGGAGGATTTCGGCCACCGCCGCATGCGCGACCACTTGGACCGGGCGGCGCAGGACGAGCATGACGTCTATGCCGCCGCGGTCGACGTGTTGGCCCGGCTGGCGGATGCGCCCGCCGGTCCTTTCGATCCCTACGACCTCAACACCTATCTGCGCGAGGCGAAGCTGTTCACCGAATGGTTCTGCGTCGCGCACGGGCTGGCGGTCGACGACGACGGGTTCGAGGCGGCGTGGCGCGAAGTGCTGGCGCCCGTGCTCGACACGCAGGCGAAGCTGCCCGGCGGAGGCGTCACCGTGCTGCGCGACTATCATGCCGAGAACGTGATGCTGCTGGACTCGGTCCACGAACAGGGCCTGCTGGATTTTCAGGACGCGCTGGTCGGGCATCCGGCCTACGACCTCGTCTCGCTGCTGCAGGATGCGCGCCGCGACGTCGCGCCCGAGCTTGAGGCCGCGATGCTGGACCATTACCGTGCGCGCACCGGCGCGGGTGAGGATTTCCTGTCGGATTACGCGATCCTGGGCGCGCAGCGGAACGCCAAGATCGTGGGCATTTTCGTGCGCCTGTCGCGCCGCGACGGCAAGCACCATTACCTCGGCCTGATCCCGCGCGTGTGGGATCTGCTCGAACGCGACCTTGCCCATCCCGCGCTGGAGCCCGTGGCGCGCTGGATGGACGCGAACATCCCCGGCGAACTGCGGGCCGCCAGCGGCGCGACGGGCGAGGCGTAA
- the tsaE gene encoding tRNA (adenosine(37)-N6)-threonylcarbamoyltransferase complex ATPase subunit type 1 TsaE, which produces MSSETRHPLPDLAATQALGTRIAGLLRAGDVVALSGGLGAGKTTLARAIIAALGHAGEVPSPTFAIIQTYDPAPDGSGVALPLVHADFYRLEDPAEAEELGLDDYLQDAALIAEWPEMAGGFAHDPACLAIHIETSGDCRIAIARAGHDWLERWG; this is translated from the coding sequence ATGAGCAGCGAGACCCGCCATCCCTTGCCCGACCTTGCCGCGACGCAGGCGCTGGGCACGCGAATCGCGGGGCTGCTGCGCGCGGGCGATGTCGTCGCGCTGAGCGGCGGGCTGGGCGCGGGCAAGACCACTCTGGCCCGCGCGATCATCGCCGCGCTGGGGCATGCAGGCGAAGTGCCCAGCCCGACCTTCGCGATCATCCAGACATATGATCCGGCCCCCGATGGGTCCGGCGTGGCGCTGCCTTTGGTGCATGCCGATTTCTACCGGCTGGAGGATCCGGCAGAGGCGGAAGAGCTGGGCCTCGACGATTATCTGCAGGACGCCGCGCTGATCGCCGAGTGGCCGGAAATGGCGGGCGGCTTCGCGCATGACCCCGCCTGTCTCGCAATCCACATCGAAACATCGGGTGACTGCCGGATCGCCATTGCCCGCGCGGGGCACGATTGGCTAGAGCGCTGGGGATGA